A region from the Bradyrhizobium erythrophlei genome encodes:
- a CDS encoding helix-turn-helix transcriptional regulator produces the protein MTTDDHLIDENEAAQMRSQSVRTLQMERLRGSGCPYVKLGRSVRYRRGDVLAYIDARIVTSTTEADARRGARG, from the coding sequence ATGACTACCGACGATCATCTTATTGACGAAAACGAGGCCGCGCAGATGCGTAGCCAGAGCGTGCGAACGCTGCAAATGGAGCGGCTACGCGGATCCGGGTGCCCCTATGTGAAATTGGGGCGCTCGGTTCGATATCGGCGCGGCGACGTTCTCGCCTACATCGATGCGCGGATCGTGACGTCCACCACCGAGGCTGACGCGAGGAGGGGGGCACGTGGTTAA